The nucleotide window CCTTGGGGTCCACATAAAACAACCACaacatatacataaaatacCATTGTAGTTATTGTTTAAGTGTTTCCTTAGGAGTCGTAAAACTGGCCTTACTCTGTGCCTCCACCATATTGGTTGGCAAGCTACTCTAGTCCAcattgtgatggttggaaattTTCTGGCAGTATCAGTTTGGAATAGgcaaaaaataattacagtaggTAGCTAATATGAGCAGCGAAAGCCCTCGTGTATAATATCCCCCATGTTATACATGAGGGCTTTCAATAGTAGCTTTTTATAGTAGTATTTCCATCATCCATGACAACATAATTTCTCAgaaaagtaagtaaagtaaaataattaaaacttcTGGCAGTAAAATAAAGCTATAGGATTGTCACATTGTCAGGTAAAGTTCTGTAGCCTGGATGTCAGCCAAACTTAGCCCCGCACACAACATTTGAGATCGGGAAgttcggtctggacttgatccgttgtgaAGCAACTATACTAGAGCCAGAGCTatttggaccaatcaaattgtcagggcaGGCTTTCtatgatgatggacagatgatcaacagtaacgtaatcaaccacctcaccaaagagcgcttgggttgaatttgtttacaacgaagatggctgctgctgaaGAATTGAGATGTGGAGATTCCGCCATCGCGTCTGTTATAAAAGATATGGACAGCGCATTCATTTTAAAGCAGAACAGAGAACCGCAATCAAGACATTAGTTGATCAGAAAGATGTTGCCGTCCTTCCTGCAGGATTCGGCAAAAGTTTATTGTATCAGCTGGCCCCGATGGTCGCTAAGAAGAACATACGTCACATACTCCattgttctgattggttgtaggttgatccaattgagtgcagaggcattttctttcctggttctGTTGAAACACatcccataatcacagcccaatggagcaggATCAGACTAATATTCTGACTAGAGAGAGACCGAGTATGACGACGTCAGGCTAAAAGTTCGGTGTTTCTGTTTCAATTCACATTGAGGATATAGACATATTCTAAACTTTGTCTCCTTacagttttattaaaaaaaaaaaaaaaaagtccctttcCTCGTTCATAATGTGTGATAGTGGAGAAGGGTGTGACATTATTGATGAcctgacataaaaaaaacatgtcttgttTCTGTCTGATTATTCTGTAATGTTTCACCTTCCTGGATGAGCCCCAGGTGTTTATGCTTCTCCCTGACATCTAATTGGTCAATTATCATTATTGTGTGGTGGGTtgcagacatacacacatacaaaccccTCCATTATTTATTCTGCTGTGGAGGCAGACCGTGCATTTTTCACTCCACAGCCCACCTAAGGGAGTTATTAGAGGTTTGGGAAAATGACTAAATCCCCTCCTGTCCACTACGTGTTTCCCCCCCTGGCTCTATGTCTCTCACACACTGTACAATACAATACACTAACATCTATCAGGAAGAAACAGGAGAGTAGTGCGGACCAAGACAAAATCTCCTTGTTTTATAGAAGGAATAATTAAGGTTAAGGCTGAACgattaatggggggggggacctaATTGCGATACTGCCTTTACGATTTGATTGgcaatttttttcttaaaagttTAGCTAAATTTCAATATTCACtgtgtaacagataaaacatggaGCATTATAACACCATCAAAACTGCTCTATATTCTTATGCCAGGATGAGAACATAGATATGAATTGCCAGCAATACGTGTTCTTCTCTTAATAAGCATGGAACATTGAACAGTCAAACACAGAagatttaatttataaaaatacaaaaacaagtccaataaaaaaaatatcagtACTTTACTGTAATTGAAATTTCTGATACGCTTCAGTTCAATAGCAGCATCTATATACTGCACCTTCTACAATCATGTTGAATGATTGAAAATTGAATGAGAAAGCCACTGAAAGTAGGACATATCTGTAAATAATCTGTGATATGTCTGTGACATTTGATAAATCGTTCAACCCTGATTGAGAGTAAAACTTGAATCTCATTGTCAAATCTAATCTGCATTGCGTCTTAATaaaattatatactgtatgtatatacacacacacacacacacacacacacacacacacacacacacacacacacacacacacacacacacacacacacacacacacacacacacacacacacacacacacacacacacacacacacacacacacttgtactgTAATCATCAAATAAAGTAATTATATCTACATGTAAGTGAAATCTGAATATATTCCAACAAATAACTGTGCTTCAGTTATGTTTTGTCTGAGGAAATTCTGGCGGACGAGGGTCAGGAATGTTGTCCAAGAATGTGATTGTGAGCCCAAGAAGgagctgtttctgaagtctaCTGAAGAAAATATGTGGATATCTGACTAGAATGACGGAACAAGATATtcccttttaaagaaaaataatctaAAGTTCTTCAGTGATAAAATATTTTTGCCGATACTTCATGTCCTTGTTGAATGGAATTTCAAAGACTTTTCTTCTGTCCTTTACTCCCTTAAAAGACATCAGTGGCTCCTCATTCCCTTTGTAAAGTCACTGAGCATTAACAGGAAGATGATACTACAGCATAGCTGATGTGTGTGCCACATAAGACTTCCTTTCATGTCCTTATACCAgagaaaacaacagttttgagcTATCAATAAAACATTCTACAAGGTGAAGAGTGTGCTTCTTTGTCAGCTCTGCAAAATGTCTGCAGAATTTTTCTATTATACTAATTTTAGTTGTGCTTTATgtagtctatatcgacgacgTCGCCCAacatgattgtgattggtttacagaaatgccaaTACACTAGGGCATGATCCGGAatcctgtgtggactagccaggccctcctctgcagctccgtggaggaaggtctggcaatgcaagactagtatAGAAGTGTATGCATTTAAAATCTATAAATAATCTTGAATAGCCAGCTTTGTTGTACAAGAACCAGTGTTTCTATATATCTCAACATACTTTACATCCGCAGACTCCACTTTCACAGATGGCATGTGAGGACAGAGCAGGCGCGTTGCTTGAAGGATGCTATGTAATCCTGAGGCCAAAGTACAACTATCAGTGGCATGTAAGCTTCAGCTGCTGCCAAATGCTCTGCAGGTTGAGATAACAGAAACATTGTGGCTGAAATAGTGACGGTGATGTCTTTCCTTTCCAATACCAGTAGATTTGTTAGAGCAGAATATGTCAAAGAAATTCATTTCCATAAAAGGATTTGTAAACTATGGAGCTTGGAGGAGTTTGTTTTATACAGTAAACTAATAAAGAGCCCCTACAGAGAAAGGTAAATATCTGCTCtagttattactttttttgctcATTTCCTCTTTGCGGCTCCGGATTAttctcatgaaaaaaaaaaaaagtactttatcATGCACTATATTTACTATTTGCCATTTATTTGATTCTCCATTTATGTGATTATCCAAACAGTGGCCTCAAAAATTCACTCAGTCCATGtagggttcaaaattagcaccGTGTACCAGCCAAATGctagtggctggtagatttgcttcatTCAACAGCCATATCAACAATGTTAATCTATAAAGTAGCTGGGAaaactgtaactgtaactgtaactgtaacCCAGTAGAGAAGCATCAAAACAGTACTTGCAAGCGATCCTGTCTGTACCCAGatctagaaaaaaaatgactattTGTATGGTTTTGTTTGCAGGAAATCATACTTCCACTCACATGATGGGAATCGAatgaagttaaaaaataaataaataatgcaaacccattttatcagtgtcaattttttttttaatcacaagattaacgttctttttggcctagcaaacactgtagttttttttcacaagctgttgcaacaactggtAACGtgagaaaaactacaacaccacaccggatatGGCTAGACCGGAAACACAACACCAAGCACGCTGCACACAgctgtttgggcttgcgagcccaAGAGTGGTAACGTTATGTTTTGAGTGGCTGTGAGCGTGAGACGCCAAAATGGAAGCGCTTTTGAACTTATAGTTCCGTGGACTTGGGGGTGAAGTTGCAacattgttacatttttcatttggtttggtttgcTTTCACACTGCACTTTGCCAAATGCACCAAACACTGTAAACAGATGGTCACTTGTTTATTGGACAGAATATACAAAAGTCGCCACTTttggtctcagaaataattgagCACCACCACATTTATAACGTCTTGGGTTTTCTGGTTCTGCTTTAGTGTTTCTAATTTTTGAGAAGAAGGCGATTAATCGGAGCAGCTAAAAGGCAGCGAGTGAAGAAGAGGGTGGccctgatgagagagagagagatggtgatgATGTCACCAGTAgtggaatgtaacaaagtaaaaacacttctttacagtacttaagtacattttcacaTATATGTACTTTACTTAAGCATAATCAATAGTGCATTCGTTTGACTATCACTTCATtacattttgcagcaattaTCTATATTtgctactccactacatttctacAACGTTCCGTAATGGAGGCTGAgggtgtggtcttgaccaactgccactttgctcgtttgaaatctataatgtctctctctcatgccaAATTCTCtcggcgggcaaagcagagaaaggggaggcaaccttgccccttatgacctcataaggagcaagattccagattggcccatctgagctttcattttctcaaagacagagcaggatacccagggctcggtttacaactatcagcatttctagccactgggggaccataggcaggctggggaaacacattaatgtaaaaaaaacctcaaagggaaattttcatgcctcgtttgtctcagtttacatgcaaacttGCAAAcgaagatttaaaaaatctccactctggccggAGGTTTTAGAAAAGctctttttcagaggcaaaGTCTCTGTTtgcactgggggaccataggcaggctgggggaaacgcatattattgtaaaaaaaaaaaaactcatgaaagtgacattttcatgtcattggacctttaaaaacactccctctcctcctcagttGTGAAACCATGTGGCCTACTTGTTGTCCATGCCTGTGTGTTCTTGCTAGATAAATGTGGGCAGCATTCACTGTCCCGTGGGAAATTATCATTGTGGTACTTCACTCtggttatttgtatttttgcttAAGTACTGAGATTCAGTACTTCCTCCACGACTGGATGTCACACAGAAGACCAACCAGCAATGTGTGCACAGACAACTTATGGATCGGAAAGTTATCATCACTTAAATCGCATATAAGTCCGTAAATTGTGTGCAAAGTTGAAATTGCATGCGAGTAAAAGCTCTGTATTTGGTTCACTTCCTGAATTTGGGTTAGATTGCGTTGTCAACTCACCCTgcggagatctgaggagcagtgaCCCAAACTCTAGTTCACTAAACAACTGACACCCTCCATTTTCTAGCGGACCAGAGTTTGCCTGTTTGAGTTCAGCTGAGCTTTCACACCAGCCCAAATGAACCGGGCTATGTGACCAAACAGCTCCAGGGTTTGTTTTAAACGGACCAACCAAGGTAGGTGTGAAAGCAACCTAAGAGTATTGTCATCATTTAGACAATTCCCAGCCCTAATGACAACCATGATTTATAAATGTCTGTAATCTTAATTCCCTGCTCAGTATAGAGTAAACTATTGAGTGTCTATTACAAAGGGAATAGTAAACTACTGCATGAGGGAGTAAATAAAGACACAGGCTTCTTGAATGTCCTCATAAGACAGCATTACCAATCGTTATTAATAATTTACTTATCACGTACTTTGACACAACTTTAGCAGAACAAGTTGGTGACTAAATACAGATTACAgatgaaaaaataattgtatgtctacaagatgaaaagaaatgaaCTGCCAATAAAAGAGATATGTTTTATCAGTGGACCTCTCTTCACCCAAAATAAGATAAATTATTAACTGGTTGATACAAATCCTATGTGGATgcggctaaaaacacatttcatctaTGGTAATATGTTCTGAAATCAAGTGCCAAGTCTTTATAACTGGGGAGCTTGTTAGTGATTATTATTCAATTTACTTTACTATCTTGagacttgatttattttttgcagcTGATGTTCATGtgggtttaataaaaaaaactttgatgaaTGATTCAGTTGATCAACTGTTAACTGTTAAAACTCACATGGGAATGATGTAAAAGTTCATAAGTTCAATATGTTTTCACAGGTTTGACTTTGCTTCATTGCCGTGGCTTTCACTCTTTCAACTCTCAGCCAAAACACTAAGCTCCTTTGAGCatgttgtcaaaaaaaacagGTCTGTTGCACAGAGAGCTGTCTTTTATGTCACTCCAAAGCCacaaataaatatctttttCTTGCTCTgcaatatttaaacaaatagCAGAGTTCAACTGGAGGTCATATAAATATTGATGGAGTCTGATGCCAAAAGACATCTGGATCACTAAGAACTGTGAATTAATAGGTGGAGCAGAGTTTGAGGACATACAGTAAGAGAGGACATACACGTACAAACAACGCCCATACTACTGATACATTTtcattatgtactgtatttataatatatagttGAGAGTTATATAAATCAGCTGATGAGGTGAAAGAGGCTATGGTTTGTATCATAGCTGATGTTGGTGAGAGTTTCAGGTTCTCATGATCTAAATGTTTTAGCACCTTTCCCATCCTAACCAgcatttatgttttatattgtaCATGGTCCCTTACAAATACCTACAATAAATTCTGGAAGAAACACTAAATCCCTTCTTTTTGGGGTATTTCTTCCCATGACAATggtcatatttaaaaaacaaaaaaggcacaaaatatTGGCAATCAATTAACAAGTTCCTCTGCCTTTAAACAGCAAAGGGTTACAATGTGACAAAATTATATTTGTCCGGTTATTGCTCATATTTTTGTGAGTTCTTTGGTTCAGGTTTGCTAAAGGTTAAGCAACTAAAACTGCTTAGATTTAGCACAAGAttatggttatggttaaggaaaaaaagattgtaTCGATATTCACACACATGTAAGGAGCTAGAACCAGCAGGAGATTAGCGTATTTTAGTATAAAGAGTGGAATCAGGGGAGACCAGCAAGCCTGGATTTCTTCACACTTCAAAAATAGGCCAACCAGCATATCTTAAGCTTAGTATAATTGATCTATGAAGTAGTTTTTGGAGACTAGTGGCCAGAATCCAACAGCTTCCTTGCTGCTGATATTGGAAAGTCATGTTTTGCACAAAGCACAGAACCACAAGGTCCAAGGTTAATTTATTGCTATTGTACAACACAGGGTTGCACAAATAATGAAGTTGTAGTCCCATTAtgctaaacacatttttttaattcgCATCAGGAGGAATGTAAACAGCAGCAAGTAGGTAGTGTATTTGTAGGTATGCAATAACAATATATGCTGAGGATCAATAAAACATCTGTATGTAACCCTTAGTAAAATGCTGAATGCACAGTTTGGAGATGCACCATGTTTTATATCTGTGCAGTCATTGTTTGAAACAAAAGGTGCACAGGGGGCTGCTGCGGAGGTGTAGAGCAGTCGGCTACCGATTGGAAGgatggtggttcgatccctgacCCTaaagtcccatgtcaaagtggcCCTGGGCAAGACACTCAACCCCAAATTGCTCCCAATGCTGGttcatcggagtgtaaatgtgtgtgaacgtTAAtctgagcaggtggcaccttgtatggaaGCCTCCTTGTGAGCGCTTTACGTTGTTGTGAttagaaaagaaaagtgtgCTATGTTGATACAGACCATTTACATAACCAAAAGGGCAGTCAGTGTAACATAAATGTAATCATTTAAAATTTTGGAATTTTGGAAGTCACAGCAACAGTTGCCTGTGTGTTATGACAACAGCAGGTCATCACAACACACCAGTGTGGGATAGAACAACCCTTCAACACCAACTGCTGTTGAACAGTAGAAACTTAGAGGATCTTCCAGCTACAAATGGAGAACGGCAGGAAGACCATGGTCCTTGACAGATTAAACAGAAGGTTTAGAGACTGCAACCTGGAAAAGGTGGTTCCTGAAAAGAAATTGGAGAAGCTGAGCGCTCACCTGGGAAGGGCCAACAATAGATACATGAGCTCTAGAGCAGTGGAAAACTTTGACAATCAAGAGGAAGGCggcagacagcaggaaaaaGCCAACACGCAGAAATTGAGGAAGCTGAATGACTTTTGGAGGCATGCGCATGGAATTTACCTCCAAGAGCATCAAACGAAGCTGCAGCTCAGAAAAGAACTGGAAATGATTAAACATCAACTAGCTCATGAGAAGGCTCTCAAAGAAAGGTTCATTTACAAAGCGTTTGAAGCAGACAATGCACTAAGGAGGCTGCAGAAATGTCTCTTTAACATCGACATGGCGATCGCCAATGAAGTTCACAAtgaaagaaagcagaagaagGTGTTTCAAAAAGAGTTGGAAGAGCTCAAAGTGGCTCACAAAATCAGCCAGCAAAGGTTCTCAGCAGAGCTCATGGTTGAGAAAGATAAAATTAAAGGATTTCAGCAAGAACTTAAGCAGCTGGAAGCACCGTATCAGATCGACCGAAGGGATGAAAGGAAGCTGAAGGCTGAAAGAGAAGAGAGCGATGGCCTCCAGGAAGAGCTTGAGAATGAGGTTCCAGAGAAGATGGTCATGAAGCCGCTGAGGGCTGAGGGGGACACTCTGCTTCAACAGATAGAGGAGGAGATACAGGCCCTGCACAAACAGACACTGACCAACCAGGTCACAAAGCTCCAGGCTGAGGCCGCGGTCAGTCGGGACCTTCGCTCTGAGCTCGCCAAGCTCAAAGAAGAGCAGAAGGACAAGACCGGGAATCAAGGGACTCTCTCCATGATGATGGAGGAGATCAATTACTCTAAAGAGAAGcttgagaagaagaaaaatgaaagaatgaccaaagaaagaaatgctcactctggaaaaaaacaagtctcaaaatctataaaaagttgataaagcattaaaaacataaaatactgcctgttttattgtattttaaatgagttgGAAACAACATTCAACTTGTGTTGGATCTATTCTGAAATTAAATCTTTTCTCTAATGAGGAGTCACATTTTCCTTTAACTTTACAAAGGACACatcattttggtttgttttaaagattattttttgggcatttttaggcctttattttcacaacagatgaagacatgaaaggggagagagaggggaaacgtcatgcagcaaagggccgcaggtcggagtcaaacccgcaaCAGACGGTCAGTGTTtttctgaaaaggaatccttcGACAATTTccaatttacactttttttttatctccactGGTTATTTTACGAGTATGCAAAAACATCAGATGCTGACGTAGCGCTGGTGAGGatcataaaaacataatttaaccCTTGAAGTGCTGGCTGTATTGTGTGGAGATGCATGAAGCCATTGTCTAAAACCAACTAAGCAGTAAAACTTGTGGAAAGTTCAGTCGGTGGTTGGATCTGTAATTGCATACGAACATGCTATTTAGTAGGCTAAAACAGTATGTGGGTTTTTATAGCATGTCCGAAATTGCAGCATGAAACGCTGGACACTAGGCTGGCATATgcatcccacaatgcaatgcggtAGTAAAGACAACgtttgaaacaaacaaaaggagcGCTGCGGAAAGCAGCTCTGTAAcgtcaaaaacactttaatttacatttctacgtataaaaaatctgtaattttgTCACCTGTGACTGTTGGTCTAATTGCTTACCTTTTTCAGTAAttaatgtaatatatattatCATGCGGCAATGCCGCTAGAGCTGAAGTCGGCCAGGGGTTACCATAGTTATTAATGTTAGACCTCTCCAACCAGCAAGGAGCCTCTCAGGAAGTCAGGTTGAAAATTACAGCTTTTATCCGGAAAGACacactactgtttatttacacaaaataGAGCCCGACCGGCCAATATTATTGGCccatattaggcatttcctgatcTATTGGTATCGGCGTTTACAATGGCCgatttttaatacaaaaaattattaaatattcattcatcagaatcatttataataacaaataaatgattctgataaatgaaggtttaaaaaaatcaattatgtGCGTTGGTGTTTGTttcatagtttgtccaccagagggcgctctacaacatcccagttagcaacactgattatttttttggttaatgtgtttttgatcaaaaggactttaagtttcatatctttagtttgtatttttatacattatatttatcagaactttaatctATTTGGATGTTcatctgttctgttgtgacaataaaacaaattattatcatgttattttagtgagaactcaaataactaatgttaggaaaaACTGTTTTGTAACGCGgttctgtattttcttttttaaatatataccgAGAGTATATTGAGAGACTGTGAGATGGAAAAGGAGGATCTTGAAATGCAGGTGGAGGAGCTGCAACCTGCTGCAACCTGCAGCGGCAGTCACAAGGAGAAGGTGAAACAACTTTGCATCCAAATGCAGCAACTGTTGGAGAACACCCGAAGAAAGGAAAGCAGCAGTCAGCAGGAGATGCACAGCACCCTACAGGATGAAAGTGAGGAAACAGAATGATTTCTTGTGGCAGGCGCATGACAAAAACCTCTGGGAGCATAACAGGAGGCTGCAGCTCTGCGAAGAACTGGAAGAGACGAAAGTACAGCTGGCTCGTCAGAAGGGACTaaaagaaatgttcattaacAGAGGAAAAGAAACACGCTATAAACTGGAGAGGCtgaagagacaaaaagaagCCGAAGAAGGTGATTCAAAAAGAGTTGGAGGAGCTGACAGCGGCTTCCACAACCAGCGAGCAAAGGTTCTCAGCAGAGCTGCAGGTTGAGAAAGATCCAAATAGAGCTCTTCAGCAAGAACAagaactgtaatttcccattttattgggatggatagatggatggatggaNNNNNNNNNNgatggatggatggatctttCTATCTATAGCAGCTGAAAGCTTCACATCAGATCAACCGGAGGTACCAAACTGAGCCAGAGGAGCTGGAGGTCATAAAACAGCTGAGGGCCGAGGGCAATGCCCTGTGTCATCGGATGGAGGAGGAGATGCAGACCCGGAGGAAACAGAGCCAGGAGCTGGCCACTAAGCTCCAGGCTGAGGCCGAGGTCAGTCAGGGCCTCCGATCTGAACTTACCAAGCTCAAAGAAGAGCAGAAGGACGAGACCGGGAAGCTTGCCAAGGAGACTCTCTCCATGATGATGGATGATAGCTGATGGAGGAGACCACATACTGAGGAGAA belongs to Etheostoma spectabile isolate EspeVRDwgs_2016 chromosome 5, UIUC_Espe_1.0, whole genome shotgun sequence and includes:
- the LOC116690324 gene encoding RUN and FYVE domain-containing protein 1-like; amino-acid sequence: MENGRKTMVLDRLNRRFRDCNLEKVVPEKKLEKLSAHLGRANNRYMSSRAVENFDNQEEGGRQQEKANTQKLRKLNDFWRHAHGIYLQEHQTKLQLRKELEMIKHQLAHEKALKERFIYKAFEADNALRRLQKCLFNIDMAIANEVHNERKQKKVFQKELEELKVAHKISQQRFSAELMVEKDKIKGFQQELKQLEAPYQIDRRDERKLKAEREESDGLQEELENEVPEKMVMKPLRAEGDTLLQQIEEEIQALHKQTLTNQELATKLQAEAEVSQGLRSELTKLKEEQKDETGKLAKETLSMMMDDS